In 'Nostoc azollae' 0708, the following are encoded in one genomic region:
- a CDS encoding YkvA family protein, which yields MNFSIQSLYAWYGNVLRNPKYRWWVILGTIAYLLSPIDIAPDFIPVVGQIDDLLLLTLLVSEVSGLVIDGWKTKKGNVETSVNESTPTDNTVDVDAVSVK from the coding sequence ATGAACTTCTCAATTCAATCGCTTTATGCCTGGTATGGCAATGTACTGCGCAATCCTAAGTACCGTTGGTGGGTAATTCTTGGCACCATAGCTTATCTTCTCAGCCCCATAGATATTGCTCCAGACTTTATACCTGTGGTTGGACAAATTGATGATCTTTTGCTTTTGACATTGTTAGTTTCGGAAGTTTCTGGATTAGTAATTGATGGTTGGAAAACTAAAAAAGGTAATGTAGAAACTAGTGTTAATGAGTCTACACCTACAGACAATACTGTTGATGTGGATGCTGTTTCTGTGAAGTGA
- a CDS encoding MotA/TolQ/ExbB proton channel family protein produces MDILDLFHKGGPAMWPLLVLSVLSLSVIFERLWFWLRILMQEKEIVERVLDAATENWEIATEIAQKAVDQPIGRFLYAPLRLQKSDAETFRLALESTAAEELAGMRRGEKLLESVIALSPLLGLLGTVLGLIQSLRSIRIGDLGNESTAGVTTGIGESLISTAAGLIVAIASLAFYRLFQGFVVNQFKVFNKAGNDLELLYRQSPPDPNKSTSTVREYTAESFSSPRKRRKNNLNTTTPEPSLEETAPNPHPNSSQELENES; encoded by the coding sequence GTGGATATTTTAGATTTGTTTCATAAGGGCGGCCCAGCAATGTGGCCTCTACTGGTGCTATCAGTCCTGTCTTTAAGTGTCATTTTTGAGCGTCTTTGGTTTTGGTTGCGAATTTTAATGCAAGAAAAGGAAATAGTTGAGCGCGTCCTTGATGCTGCTACTGAGAATTGGGAAATAGCTACGGAAATAGCTCAAAAAGCTGTGGACCAACCGATTGGACGTTTTCTCTATGCACCCCTACGCTTGCAAAAAAGCGATGCAGAAACCTTTAGACTAGCTCTAGAGTCCACAGCCGCTGAAGAACTAGCGGGGATGCGACGGGGCGAAAAACTTTTAGAATCTGTGATTGCTCTTTCGCCGCTGTTAGGATTGTTGGGTACGGTTTTAGGTTTGATTCAGTCTTTGCGTTCAATCCGCATTGGTGATTTGGGTAATGAATCTACAGCAGGAGTAACGACTGGGATTGGAGAATCTCTAATTAGTACGGCTGCTGGTTTAATAGTTGCGATCGCTAGTTTAGCATTCTATCGTCTGTTTCAAGGTTTTGTTGTTAACCAATTCAAAGTTTTTAATAAAGCCGGCAATGATTTAGAGTTACTTTACCGTCAGTCTCCACCAGACCCCAATAAAAGTACATCAACGGTACGGGAATATACTGCAGAAAGCTTTAGTTCACCCCGTAAACGTCGTAAAAATAACTTGAATACAACAACCCCCGAACCTTCTTTAGAGGAAACAGCCCCAAATCCCCATCCTAACTCGTCACAAGAGCTAGAAAATGAAAGTTAA
- a CDS encoding ExbD/TolR family protein, whose protein sequence is MKVNLHTPIEEVQIQIIPLIDVVFCILTFFLLAALQFTRQQAINVDLPKASTGTTSGASLQKDILPVTIDAVGQIYIEKEPIQRDQLEARLQQYVEANPNGILVLNASRTSTYNDVIQTLDLLRQVGGNRVSLGIIPGPSQPLTNSPNFSTTPIVPIPNTVPIPGSDLQNNFNPSLPSAPNPFPAPGQGINPNSPIVPNDSIPPVPVAPENSNSAPKR, encoded by the coding sequence ATGAAAGTTAACCTACATACTCCCATTGAAGAAGTCCAAATTCAAATCATCCCCTTAATCGATGTCGTTTTTTGTATCCTGACTTTTTTTCTGTTAGCAGCGTTGCAATTTACTCGGCAACAAGCAATTAATGTTGATTTACCCAAAGCCAGTACAGGTACAACTTCTGGTGCTAGTTTACAGAAAGACATATTGCCTGTAACTATTGATGCTGTTGGTCAAATTTACATTGAAAAAGAACCTATCCAACGTGATCAGTTGGAAGCAAGATTACAACAGTATGTGGAAGCAAATCCTAATGGTATTTTGGTGCTGAATGCATCACGGACATCAACTTACAACGATGTCATTCAAACCTTAGATTTGCTCAGACAAGTAGGAGGAAATCGTGTGTCTTTGGGAATTATTCCCGGTCCATCTCAACCACTCACAAATTCTCCCAACTTTTCTACCACCCCGATTGTTCCCATACCTAATACCGTGCCAATTCCAGGGAGTGATCTACAAAATAATTTTAACCCTTCTCTACCCTCAGCCCCAAATCCATTTCCTGCTCCTGGGCAAGGTATCAATCCTAATTCACCAATAGTTCCTAATGACAGCATACCTCCAGTTCCTGTAGCACCAGAAAACAGTAATTCTGCACCTAAAAGGTGA
- a CDS encoding phage holin family protein: MNIVTLLIVWLVTSISLWIISKLPLGVEIDTPGKTIFSAAVLGIITALVRPILGFVFTIPNLVTFDLLSGIFTFMIAVVCFSIAAWLVEGFRLRYGIWSAVLGAFTLTIINNIIYKLLAV, encoded by the coding sequence ATGAATATTGTGACACTGTTAATTGTTTGGTTAGTCACTTCTATCAGCTTGTGGATTATTAGTAAATTACCTTTGGGAGTTGAAATTGATACTCCAGGTAAAACCATCTTTTCCGCAGCAGTGCTTGGTATTATCACAGCATTAGTTAGACCAATTTTAGGGTTTGTATTTACGATACCAAATTTAGTCACCTTTGACTTATTATCTGGTATCTTTACATTCATGATTGCTGTTGTTTGTTTTAGTATTGCTGCCTGGTTAGTAGAGGGTTTCCGCTTACGTTATGGTATTTGGAGTGCTGTTTTAGGAGCGTTCACACTCACTATTATCAACAACATAATCTACAAATTACTTGCTGTGTAA
- the psb29 gene encoding photosystem II biogenesis protein Psp29, protein MNNVRTVSDTKRTFYNLHTRPINTIYRRVVEELMVEMHLLSVNVDFRYNSIYALGVVTAFDRFMQGYQPEQDQASIFNAIIQAVEQDPQRYRQDAARLQVVAQSLLTKDLISWLSQTTYLDQDRDLQAQLQAIANNAEFKYSRLFAIGLFSLLEMVDSELVKDEKQRNQALKAIAQGLHLSEEKLTKDLELYRSNLDKLAQALIVMADMLAADRKKRDQRQQKSTAPLAPPSNNE, encoded by the coding sequence GTGAATAACGTCCGTACTGTCTCTGATACAAAACGAACTTTCTATAATCTTCATACTCGCCCAATCAACACTATTTACCGCCGGGTAGTGGAGGAGTTGATGGTGGAAATGCACCTATTGTCGGTAAATGTGGATTTTAGATACAATTCAATTTATGCATTAGGCGTAGTTACAGCTTTTGACCGCTTTATGCAAGGCTATCAACCAGAACAAGATCAAGCATCTATTTTTAACGCCATAATTCAGGCTGTAGAGCAAGATCCGCAACGCTATCGACAAGATGCGGCTAGATTACAAGTTGTAGCTCAAAGTTTGCTAACTAAAGATTTAATTTCGTGGTTGAGTCAAACTACTTATTTAGATCAAGATCGTGATTTGCAAGCACAACTGCAAGCGATAGCTAACAATGCTGAATTTAAATACAGCCGCTTGTTTGCCATTGGTCTGTTCTCATTATTAGAAATGGTAGATTCTGAACTTGTCAAAGATGAGAAGCAACGTAATCAGGCACTAAAAGCGATCGCGCAGGGTTTACATTTATCTGAAGAAAAACTTACCAAGGATTTAGAGTTATATCGCTCTAACCTAGATAAATTGGCACAAGCACTGATAGTAATGGCAGATATGCTGGCAGCCGATCGGAAAAAACGCGATCAGCGTCAACAAAAATCGACTGCCCCGCTAGCTCCTCCTAGTAACAACGAATAA
- the hemF gene encoding oxygen-dependent coproporphyrinogen oxidase, producing the protein MLSNSQTPTLAVESSNFLPAPDAQARVSQFMQQLQDEITQALKALDGVGKFQEDSWQRPEGGGGRSRILRDGAIFEQAGVNFSEVWGSNLPPSILAQRPEAKGHGFYATGTSLVLHPRNPYVPTVHLNYRYFEAGPVWWFGGGADLTPYYPFAEDAAHFHQTLKQACDQHHSEYYPVFKRWCDEYFYLKHRDETRGIGGLFLDYQDGQGSIYRGPDPNGEAADYSNQVGTIAPRTWEELFALVQDCGRALLPAYVPIVKRRHGIEYGDHERNFQLYRRGRYVEFNLVYDRGTIFGLQTNGRTESILMSLPPLVRWEYGYKPEPNTPEAELYETFLKPQDWINWKINQQ; encoded by the coding sequence ATGTTGAGCAACTCGCAAACCCCCACTTTAGCAGTAGAATCATCCAATTTTCTTCCGGCTCCTGACGCTCAAGCTAGAGTCAGTCAGTTTATGCAGCAACTGCAAGATGAAATTACTCAGGCTTTGAAAGCACTGGATGGTGTTGGTAAGTTTCAAGAAGATAGTTGGCAGCGTCCAGAAGGGGGTGGGGGGCGATCGCGTATACTGCGTGATGGCGCAATTTTTGAACAAGCGGGTGTAAATTTTTCTGAGGTGTGGGGTTCTAATCTACCCCCGTCCATTTTAGCGCAACGCCCAGAAGCAAAGGGACACGGTTTTTATGCAACAGGTACTTCTCTGGTGTTACACCCTCGTAATCCTTATGTGCCTACGGTTCACTTGAATTACCGCTATTTTGAAGCAGGTCCAGTTTGGTGGTTCGGTGGTGGTGCTGATTTGACACCTTATTACCCCTTTGCTGAGGATGCAGCCCATTTCCATCAAACTCTGAAACAAGCTTGCGATCAACATCACTCGGAGTATTATCCCGTGTTCAAACGGTGGTGTGATGAATATTTTTATCTCAAGCACCGGGATGAAACTAGAGGTATTGGTGGTCTATTTTTGGATTATCAAGATGGTCAAGGCAGTATATATAGGGGTCCAGATCCCAATGGGGAAGCGGCTGATTATAGTAACCAGGTAGGAACAATCGCACCACGCACTTGGGAAGAGTTGTTTGCTTTGGTGCAAGATTGTGGCAGAGCTTTACTACCAGCTTATGTTCCCATTGTCAAACGGCGACATGGGATAGAATATGGCGATCACGAACGTAATTTTCAACTATACCGTAGGGGCAGGTATGTAGAATTTAACTTGGTTTATGACCGGGGTACAATTTTTGGACTGCAAACAAATGGCCGTACAGAATCAATCCTCATGTCCCTACCACCTTTAGTGCGTTGGGAATATGGTTACAAACCAGAACCAAATACTCCTGAAGCTGAATTGTATGAAACTTTTCTTAAGCCTCAAGATTGGATAAACTGGAAAATAAATCAACAGTAA
- a CDS encoding Mrp/NBP35 family ATP-binding protein, with product MYQVLDSQSVLEVLRPVEDPELRKSLVELNMIRNVKIDGGKVSFTLVLTTPACPLREFIVEDCKKAVNKLPGVTDISVDVTAQTPQQKSLPDRTGVDGVKNIIAVSSGKGGVGKSTVAVNVAVALAQTGAKVGLLDADIYGPNDPTMLGLADAQITVRCTDTGDILEPAFNHGVKLVSMGFLIDRDQPVIWRGPMLNGVIRQFLYQVQWGEIDYLIVDMPPGTGDAQLTLTQAVPMAGAVIVTTPQTVALLDSRKGLRMFQQLNVPVLGIVENMSYFIPPDQPDNQYDIFGSGGGSKTAAELGVSLLGCVPLEISTRMGGDSGVPIVVGDPDSASAKALTAIALAIAGKVSVAALT from the coding sequence ATGTATCAAGTCCTAGATTCCCAGTCAGTTCTAGAAGTATTGCGACCAGTCGAAGATCCAGAGCTTCGCAAAAGTCTGGTAGAACTGAACATGATTCGCAATGTAAAAATTGACGGTGGCAAGGTCAGCTTTACTTTGGTGTTGACGACTCCTGCCTGTCCTTTACGGGAATTTATTGTTGAAGATTGTAAAAAAGCTGTTAACAAACTGCCAGGTGTGACAGATATCAGTGTAGACGTAACAGCACAAACACCCCAGCAAAAAAGCTTACCTGACCGCACAGGCGTTGATGGTGTAAAAAATATTATTGCTGTTTCCAGCGGCAAAGGTGGCGTTGGTAAAAGTACAGTAGCGGTAAATGTCGCTGTAGCTCTAGCACAAACAGGAGCAAAAGTAGGTTTGCTAGATGCTGATATTTACGGGCCTAATGACCCTACAATGCTGGGTTTAGCTGATGCTCAAATTACTGTTCGCTGCACAGATACAGGGGACATTCTCGAACCAGCATTTAATCATGGCGTTAAATTAGTCTCAATGGGCTTTTTGATTGACCGAGATCAGCCAGTTATTTGGCGCGGTCCCATGCTGAATGGCGTAATTCGTCAGTTTTTGTATCAGGTGCAATGGGGAGAAATTGATTATTTAATTGTCGATATGCCACCAGGAACTGGAGATGCTCAGTTAACTTTAACCCAGGCTGTGCCAATGGCAGGGGCGGTGATTGTCACCACACCCCAAACTGTAGCCCTGTTGGATTCGCGCAAAGGTTTGCGGATGTTCCAGCAGCTAAATGTTCCAGTATTGGGAATTGTGGAAAATATGAGCTATTTTATTCCTCCAGATCAACCAGATAACCAATATGACATTTTTGGTTCCGGTGGAGGTTCAAAAACTGCCGCAGAATTAGGGGTATCACTATTAGGATGTGTACCTCTAGAAATTTCCACCAGAATGGGAGGTGATAGTGGTGTGCCAATAGTGGTTGGAGATCCAGATTCAGCTTCTGCCAAAGCCCTCACAGCGATCGCTCTCGCTATTGCGGGTAAAGTATCAGTCGCTGCACTAACATAA
- the rodA gene encoding rod shape-determining protein RodA, translated as MFLKSSLPKIRWQYWVKPWQQVDWILFCLPVAVSMFGGLMILSTELKQPVTDWWWHWLVAIIGSIIALLLARYHYENLMRFHWITYALTNFSLMIVMIAGTSAKGAQRWISIFGFNVQPSEFAKIAMIITLAALLHRRTASTLESVFRVLAITAIPWGLIFLQPDLATSLVFGAILLGMLYWANANPGWLILLISPVMSAILFSIPWPLSEPIKLLKELSFSPLGLAWASAMGIVGWQTLPWRRFYIGALASSALNMLGGELGVFAWNHVLKEYQKDRLSVFINPEHDPLGAGYHLIQSRIAIGAGGIWGWGLFKGPMTQLNFVPEQHTDFIFSAVGEEFGFVGCLIVLFCFCLICFRLLHVAQTAKDNFGSLLAIGVLSMIVFQLIVNVGMTVGLAPVAGIPLPWMSYGRSAMLTNFIALGIVESVANFRQRQKYY; from the coding sequence ATGTTCTTAAAATCTTCACTCCCCAAAATCCGCTGGCAATATTGGGTTAAGCCGTGGCAGCAGGTAGATTGGATTTTATTTTGTCTGCCTGTTGCAGTCAGTATGTTTGGCGGTCTAATGATTCTGAGTACAGAACTCAAGCAACCAGTAACTGACTGGTGGTGGCACTGGCTGGTAGCTATCATCGGCTCAATTATAGCCCTGTTATTAGCTCGTTATCACTACGAAAACCTCATGAGGTTTCACTGGATAACTTACGCCCTCACTAACTTCAGTTTGATGATTGTGATGATCGCTGGTACCAGTGCTAAAGGCGCACAGCGATGGATTAGTATTTTTGGCTTTAACGTCCAACCCTCGGAATTTGCCAAAATAGCTATGATCATCACCTTGGCAGCTTTGTTACATAGGCGAACTGCTTCTACCTTAGAGAGCGTGTTCCGGGTCTTAGCTATTACTGCTATACCTTGGGGATTAATATTTTTACAACCAGATTTGGCAACATCGCTGGTATTTGGGGCGATACTCTTAGGAATGCTTTACTGGGCAAATGCTAATCCTGGCTGGTTGATTCTGTTGATTTCCCCTGTGATGTCAGCCATTTTGTTTAGTATTCCTTGGCCTTTGTCAGAGCCAATAAAGTTGCTTAAAGAACTATCTTTTAGTCCCTTGGGTTTAGCTTGGGCTAGTGCGATGGGGATTGTGGGGTGGCAAACTCTACCTTGGAGGCGATTTTATATTGGTGCGCTCGCCTCTTCGGCGCTGAATATGCTAGGTGGTGAATTAGGGGTTTTCGCCTGGAATCATGTATTAAAAGAATATCAAAAAGATAGGTTGAGTGTATTTATTAATCCTGAACATGATCCTCTCGGTGCTGGTTATCACCTGATTCAATCTCGCATTGCAATTGGTGCTGGTGGAATTTGGGGATGGGGTTTATTTAAAGGTCCGATGACTCAATTAAATTTTGTACCTGAGCAGCATACAGATTTTATTTTCTCTGCTGTTGGTGAAGAATTCGGTTTTGTCGGTTGTTTAATAGTTTTATTTTGTTTCTGTTTGATTTGCTTCCGTCTACTGCACGTAGCTCAAACTGCCAAAGATAATTTTGGTTCGCTCCTGGCTATTGGTGTTCTATCCATGATTGTGTTTCAACTGATTGTCAACGTGGGAATGACCGTTGGTTTAGCACCTGTAGCAGGTATACCATTACCTTGGATGAGTTATGGTCGTTCAGCTATGCTGACCAACTTTATCGCTCTGGGAATAGTAGAATCTGTAGCCAATTTTCGGCAACGCCAGAAATATTATTAA
- a CDS encoding NAD(P)H dehydrogenase subunit NdhS codes for MILPGATVRVKNPADTYYRYEGLVQRVSDGKVAVLFEGGNWDKIITFRLPELEVVETTAKKKGK; via the coding sequence ATGATTCTGCCTGGAGCAACTGTTCGGGTCAAAAATCCCGCAGACACATATTATCGGTATGAAGGACTTGTTCAACGGGTAAGTGATGGCAAGGTAGCTGTACTATTTGAAGGTGGTAATTGGGATAAGATTATTACTTTCCGCTTGCCAGAATTAGAAGTCGTAGAAACCACAGCCAAGAAAAAAGGCAAATAA
- a CDS encoding HAS-barrel domain-containing protein: MRLPLPQFSTGYRHPHHIGEVIETTTTEFLAQCLEPDDLSFPPMPPFGSWVCAVDEESGNQVYAVVYYATTMPIDSVHRARALGLSLQTLREEQPQIFAMLRTEFRAAIVGFEQQSQNLSYNQEVYQYLPARPPQIHQAVYHCEPEAIIKFTEKLDFLRTLLLINGAPVESLAASAIREVYQLRNADREWLIKAGRNLSVLLKDDYDRLRFILSQIHP, translated from the coding sequence ATGCGTCTACCTTTACCACAGTTTTCTACAGGCTATCGCCATCCTCACCACATTGGGGAGGTGATTGAAACCACAACTACGGAATTTTTGGCACAGTGTTTAGAACCAGATGATTTGAGTTTTCCACCCATGCCACCTTTTGGTAGTTGGGTTTGTGCTGTGGATGAAGAATCTGGTAATCAAGTTTATGCTGTAGTATATTATGCTACAACTATGCCTATAGATTCTGTACACCGGGCTAGGGCCTTGGGGTTGTCTTTGCAAACTTTGCGAGAAGAACAACCTCAAATCTTTGCTATGCTCAGAACTGAATTTCGGGCAGCAATTGTGGGATTTGAGCAGCAATCACAAAATCTAAGTTATAACCAAGAGGTGTATCAGTATCTCCCGGCCCGTCCACCCCAGATACATCAGGCTGTTTATCATTGTGAACCAGAAGCAATTATCAAGTTCACTGAAAAACTAGATTTTTTGCGGACTCTGCTTTTGATTAACGGTGCGCCAGTAGAATCTTTGGCCGCATCTGCAATTCGTGAAGTTTACCAGTTACGCAACGCTGACCGAGAATGGCTGATCAAAGCTGGAAGAAATCTCAGTGTGTTGCTAAAAGATGATTATGACCGTCTACGGTTTATTTTGAGTCAAATCCATCCTTAG
- a CDS encoding cation:proton antiporter yields the protein MQLESQVLNLDPTSQVLGQEPIILFGILLLVILVVPILFERLRLPALVGLVCSGIVLGPSGWHLFKPESLMMRLLSDLGLFYLMFIAGLEFKFQFFRQQKGCSLVFGSLTFTLPLILGTLGGRFFGLGWYGSILIGCLLASHSLLAYPIISRLGVLNNKAIAMTMGATVFSDIGSLLILSVCLSIVDHGAFNLNQIIRIFGSVIIYFMLVLVGFNWAVKEFLRRSGDDEGNKFLCVFLSVFMSVVIAQLMGLDTIVGFFVAGLAVNEAVGEGAVKEKLIFIGSVLFIPIFFMYLGLKIDLPVLFKGYNTIKLLLIIFVVLIASKFMASVLAKLLYRYKWQEILTIWSLSIPLVETTLAVVLAGYQSRLLSPEVLNSVIVLVLITATLGPWLTRLVAGDGVGLTGSIAPETSPIKSPYQESESGNPNLTIVVPVYNPQTQKHLIEMAALLANQSQGKILPLAIAHATSQMDTPQLEVAWQRSEKLLAKAIAQSQLLGAKAEPLLRIDDAFAPGICRAAREQKANLIIMGWGKRTGLRARLLGNVIDNVLWASHCPVAVARLVESPKRIQRILVPIENIVTPTLTAVQFAQTLADANQAQVTVLNVCVNEANRRQRRTGAIQVAARRSQLSQLVSKLTLANPPEVQVITHEDVAQAILQAARLYDLVVLPLTRNRTTPGGLAMSDITNELARQLTCSIIIFGEPQQNQKLVFSKRIPNQTITV from the coding sequence ATGCAACTTGAGTCACAAGTTCTCAATTTAGATCCAACCTCCCAAGTTCTTGGCCAGGAACCCATTATTCTCTTTGGTATTTTACTATTAGTGATCTTAGTTGTACCTATCCTGTTTGAGAGGCTAAGATTACCAGCTTTAGTGGGTTTGGTTTGTTCTGGAATTGTGCTTGGTCCATCTGGTTGGCACTTATTCAAGCCGGAATCATTAATGATGAGATTGCTATCAGATCTTGGGTTATTTTACTTGATGTTTATAGCCGGATTGGAATTTAAGTTCCAATTTTTTCGTCAACAAAAAGGCTGTTCTTTAGTTTTTGGTAGCTTGACTTTTACTCTACCCTTGATATTGGGAACATTAGGAGGAAGGTTTTTCGGCTTGGGTTGGTATGGTTCTATCTTAATTGGCTGTTTGTTGGCCTCCCATTCTCTTTTGGCATATCCGATTATCAGCCGTTTGGGAGTACTTAATAACAAGGCGATCGCTATGACGATGGGAGCCACAGTTTTTTCTGATATCGGCTCACTATTAATATTATCTGTATGTCTCTCTATTGTTGATCATGGGGCATTTAACCTGAATCAAATTATCAGGATATTCGGCTCAGTAATTATCTATTTTATGCTGGTTTTGGTAGGTTTTAATTGGGCAGTTAAGGAATTTTTACGCCGTTCTGGAGATGATGAGGGAAACAAGTTTTTATGTGTGTTCTTGTCTGTGTTTATGTCCGTTGTCATTGCTCAATTGATGGGATTAGACACAATTGTTGGTTTCTTTGTAGCAGGTTTGGCGGTAAATGAGGCTGTAGGTGAAGGAGCAGTTAAAGAAAAATTGATATTTATAGGTAGTGTATTATTTATTCCCATTTTCTTTATGTATTTAGGCTTAAAAATTGATTTACCTGTCTTGTTTAAGGGCTATAACACAATCAAGTTATTATTAATCATTTTTGTGGTTTTAATTGCCAGCAAATTTATGGCTTCTGTGTTGGCAAAACTGTTGTATCGCTATAAATGGCAAGAAATTCTAACAATTTGGTCACTATCTATTCCCCTGGTAGAGACGACATTAGCGGTAGTATTAGCTGGATATCAGTCTAGGTTACTGTCCCCAGAAGTATTAAATAGTGTGATTGTTTTAGTGCTGATAACAGCAACTTTGGGACCTTGGCTGACAAGGTTGGTGGCTGGGGATGGTGTTGGTTTGACTGGTTCAATAGCACCGGAAACATCACCAATTAAATCGCCTTACCAGGAATCAGAGTCAGGAAATCCTAACTTAACGATAGTTGTACCTGTATATAATCCCCAGACTCAAAAACATTTAATTGAGATGGCGGCATTATTAGCTAATCAGTCCCAAGGAAAAATCTTACCATTAGCGATCGCTCATGCTACTTCACAAATGGATACACCCCAGTTAGAAGTTGCCTGGCAACGCAGTGAAAAGTTATTGGCTAAAGCCATAGCACAAAGTCAATTATTAGGAGCAAAGGCTGAACCATTACTTAGAATTGATGATGCTTTTGCTCCAGGAATCTGTAGGGCTGCTCGTGAACAAAAGGCGAATTTGATTATCATGGGTTGGGGTAAACGTACTGGTTTGAGAGCGCGTTTATTAGGCAATGTGATTGATAATGTGCTTTGGGCTTCCCATTGTCCAGTGGCGGTAGCGCGTTTGGTAGAATCACCGAAAAGAATTCAGCGCATTCTTGTGCCAATAGAAAACATAGTCACCCCAACACTAACGGCAGTACAATTTGCTCAGACTTTGGCAGATGCCAATCAAGCCCAAGTGACTGTATTGAATGTTTGTGTGAATGAAGCTAACCGCAGACAACGGCGCACCGGCGCGATTCAAGTTGCTGCTAGGCGATCGCAACTCTCTCAATTAGTCTCTAAATTAACTCTGGCAAATCCACCAGAAGTTCAAGTCATTACTCATGAAGATGTTGCTCAAGCAATTTTGCAAGCAGCAAGATTATATGATTTAGTGGTATTACCTTTAACGCGTAATCGTACTACTCCTGGCGGATTGGCCATGAGCGATATCACCAACGAATTAGCTAGGCAACTCACTTGCTCCATTATCATTTTCGGAGAACCACAACAAAATCAGAAACTAGTTTTTTCCAAAAGAATCCCTAATCAGACTATCACCGTGTAA
- a CDS encoding UDP-glucuronic acid decarboxylase family protein has protein sequence MRILVTGGAGFIGSHLIDRLMADGHEVICLDNFYTGHKRNILKWFDHPYFEMIRHDITEPIRLEVDQIYHLACPASPVHYQYNPIKTVKTNVMGTLNMLGLAKRLKARFLLASTSEVYGDPEVHPQTEDYRGSVNPIGIRSCYDEGKRIAETLAFDYYRENKVDIRVARIFNTYGPRMLENDGRVVSNFIVQALRGNPLTVYGEGQQTRSFCYVSDLVSGLIKLMNGDYIGPVNLGNPDEYTILELAQAVQNMVNPDAEIKFELLPSDDPRRRRPDITRAKTWLNWQPTIPLLEGLKLTIEDFRQRIDSNN, from the coding sequence ATGAGAATTTTGGTAACTGGCGGTGCTGGGTTCATTGGTTCCCATCTAATCGACCGACTAATGGCTGATGGTCATGAAGTTATATGCTTGGATAACTTCTATACAGGTCATAAACGTAATATCCTCAAATGGTTTGATCATCCTTACTTTGAGATGATACGTCATGATATCACTGAGCCAATTCGCTTAGAAGTGGATCAAATCTATCATTTGGCTTGCCCTGCGTCTCCGGTACATTATCAGTACAACCCCATTAAAACCGTTAAAACTAACGTGATGGGAACACTGAATATGTTGGGATTAGCCAAACGACTGAAAGCTCGGTTTTTGTTAGCTTCCACCAGTGAAGTCTATGGTGATCCAGAAGTCCATCCCCAAACAGAAGATTATCGTGGTAGTGTCAATCCCATTGGTATCCGTTCTTGCTATGACGAAGGCAAAAGAATAGCGGAAACTTTAGCCTTTGACTACTACCGAGAAAATAAAGTCGATATTCGGGTGGCGAGAATTTTTAATACCTATGGACCAAGAATGTTAGAAAACGATGGTCGGGTAGTCAGTAACTTTATAGTTCAAGCTTTACGGGGTAATCCTTTAACTGTGTATGGTGAAGGTCAACAAACTCGTAGTTTTTGTTATGTCTCTGACCTAGTTAGCGGCCTGATCAAGTTAATGAATGGTGACTACATTGGCCCTGTCAATTTGGGTAATCCGGATGAATACACCATTTTAGAACTGGCACAGGCAGTACAAAACATGGTGAACCCAGATGCAGAAATTAAGTTTGAACTGCTACCTTCTGATGATCCCCGTCGTCGTCGTCCTGATATTACCAGGGCAAAAACCTGGTTAAATTGGCAACCTACCATTCCGCTGCTAGAGGGGTTAAAACTGACAATAGAAGATTTCCGTCAACGTATCGACAGTAACAATTAG